Within Rhipicephalus microplus isolate Deutch F79 chromosome 9, USDA_Rmic, whole genome shotgun sequence, the genomic segment AACCATGAACAGGTTGTTTAGTAGAGGCTGTTACTAGTTTGATAGGACCACTTTCTGGCCCAAATGGGATTTGCTACATGATGCATTTTGCTACAAGTTACCACttggataaaaaaaaacaaaaaaaaaaccagatgaATGACGGCACTTCTAAGTGATTAGTTGGAATTGCTGCCTGTGTCGttgtatgccttttttttttgtgcgtgttaaaggggcactgacacaaatttcatggccgagatagcctgtgggGTCGATTCCCaagaacattcgtatatcatctgcaaagtaTCAACAGCAAATATAGCTGGGAAAGTATTTTgaaataattttgaagtttgcgtgagccctCGACTCCATCGCGCCATTAACACCATCAAAGGGGACCCCGAGGTGACTCCTACTTCCCACACGTCACCGCgctgcagtcaacaaaacaagttctGTTGACGCCctagccgccatttttttttttttgccacgtttGTTCCCGCAGTCTATACTTTCCGTTTTGGCAGCTGGTTGCGATTGCGTGGCCGTGGGGCACGCTTTGAAAGATCCGTGTTTGGCGACATTGCAGTAGCATTTCCTATTCCAAAGTAATTCATCATGCGTACCGTGCGGAAGCGTGTCATAGTTCTGTGTGGTGACGTGGTCAAGATCTGCACACGCTAgatggcgacagttgcacccagttttcggagctctctcaaaccgaaactgatcgATAAAGAAAATCTTGTAGTtaattatctgtcgcgtgctgcagcaaacgatgtgtcgtgtaatgactaacaggccccagcaacacattgcagcagaaaaatgtgaggccaaagtttttgtgtcagtacccctttaacttGTGGAAAGATACAGTTCAAAACAGCTAGGCCTCATTATGAATACAACTCTACGTAGACATCTATCCAAAACATGTACCAAGGACATCCACTGGCCACAGTAAGCATATTAGGAAAAATTATCGAGCTAGTTGCTGAAGGTATAGGATTTCTGCTTCCTGGACATGCATTCTTTTTCCCTCTGTCAGGAAAGGAGAGCAAGCTGGCAAAGGCTGAACTTGGTTGCCACACTATGAATCAAACAATGTATTTATTCTTCGTAAATTCGCCGTACCTGCTTGTTAAGGCAAGGCTTGTTTTAGCTATCGAATTGTGAGAAAGGAAATCCTAAGGTGGCTTTCAAAAATTGAGAAGTTTATGACCAAGTCCCACATTTTACATTTGCGACTGAGAGTGATTGTGATCGAGCTTAGTGGTTCTGATTCGTTCACTCCTGCAGCACGTGCAAAGGAGGCTATTAAAGTTTAGAGATTTGCTGCTGAATGAGCTCCTCGATCACGACTAAAAGCGCACTGTGCTGTCGCGTTTTACTCCGGGTTAGCAGAATAAGTGTCCCCAGGCAGTTTTAGATGACGCTTAACCCCTATGTATGCTTCAGTCCCCTATATGTAATGTACTTGTGTAAAACATTCAATCAAGCAAAATTTTGGACTCAATTTGTTTAGCTTTGGCAACGCAAGTTATGGCATTACTCACTGTTCTCGAATGTTGGAGTAGTTGCATTCTACCACGTTCAACAACCTTGAAACGAAGTTACCTTAAAGTGTCTTAAAGGGATCGACAACCCGTATTTAGGGTAGCTGTTTACTTTAGTGCAACGGACAGCTTACTGCTTAGTGTCTAGTCATAAAATGGCAATGTGGAAAATTCTGTGAAATATTTATAATTGAACTTTTTCAACTTGTAACGACTGTGTGAGACACAACACATGCTACAAGCAGTGCCGCGAGGTGAGCGTGACAGGGGTTCGTGTTCGTGCACGGTGGTTTGCTGCAAATGCGTGCATTCCATAAACATGCTCCACTGCATGATAAGTGGTGCTAATGTTGCCACAATGGTGGCGCTGTTGCTCAGTGTGAACTTTTTAGCAGCACGGCATAGAGCAGGGATGGATAACAATACACTTAATCTAATTCCAAGCACAAATTATGGTGCATATACAAGGATCAGATTACATACAGTGGTCAACTCTGATGCCTAGAATGATGCAGCGTTGTGCTCGGAAATGCACAAGCTACATTGGCAGTAataaatacgccacatctgagcaagCGTGGCACCAATGCAGTGCAATTTTAACTTCACCATGAGGAATGCGACTATCGCTTTGGCTATTGAAAGCACTATGAACAGACggtgcagaaacaaaaaacaCGAAGAAGCTAACATTTGTCGGTATATGATAGCGCAAACTGAAAATAAGTTCACAGTATAAAATTTGGTGCCAATTgaggcagtcacagttttctttCACGTTATAGTGTTGACAGCACGTCTAAATGCTTAAACAGTCATCATGGCCATGGTGATAGACAAGGATGAAAATTGCAAGGCCGGCACATCATTGGCACCACGAATTCTGAGATGTGGAATGTTTGGAACTGCAGACGTAGCTCGTGCTGTGAGTGCAATACACCTGTCATTCTGGACGTGTGTTGACCACTGTAATGTAAGCTACACTGCAGCATCAAGGCTGTTCCACTCGGCCGTTCGACATACAGGTTTCTTGCAACTTTTGAATGTACTTTGAAGATATATTCCTCCTGAGATTGCGAAAAGGATGCCTGAATCTGACACTACAGCTTACAGTGTTTTCATTTTAACCATGATCTTATCACATGTCCTGGCCAACTGTCGGTTCCTTTAAGACTGACACGCATTCCTGCAAACCACAGCAGCCAAAACCGCGCACTTTATGCGTGCAGAGCTTTGAGCAAACCCGCACATCGGACAGGGAATTGTGTTCACCTCTCTTGCTCCGAGCCTTGTACTTCTGAAAACATCACACTCTTCAGCGTCTCGTTCTTGCACAGCATTCTGCAGAACGTGCTGACGGCGCCGGCCGAAACCGCGTTGTTCCTCAAGTCCAGCGTTTCGAGAACGCGGTTCGTTTCCAGACCGCGAGCGAGTGCTACTACGGCGTGGTTGTCGACGTGAGCACCGTTCAGTTCCAACTTATTCAGGTACACATTGTGCTTCAGGGCCGCCCCGAGCGCCTCCGCGTTGCTGCCGTAGATGTTGCAACCGTTCAGGTTCAAGTGCTTTAGCGCGACTCTGTTGTTCGCAAGCGCTTCGAAGAGGCACTCGAAGCGCGTCACGCATTGGTTAATGTGGAGCTCCAGAGGAATTATGCTGGTCTTGAGGGCCTCGGCGAATGGGTAAATGCTGGGGATGTTCCTCAGGCACCGGTCGAGCGTGAGATGGGTCAAGGCATACGAGAACCTCAGTAGCCTCGCTACAGAGTCCGCGTTCCCCTTGGTGAGGCTGTTCTCCACGATGGAAAGTTCTCGAAGAGCGCGACACCGCTGGAGCGCTCGCAGCAGACGGTTGGCGGTGTTCTGCGACATGCGATTGTCGGATAGCGTAACGGCCGTGAGGTGACCGGCGTTTCGTGTGAGCAGGTTCGCCAGGCATCGTGACATGGACGCCCTTATGGGCAAGGAGGCGAACTTGAAGCTCCTGAGACGCTCGAGGGCATCCAGTCCTTCGCAAAGTTCTTCTTCGCTGAAGGGCGTTTCGTGGCCTCCCACAAGCTCGAGCTGTTGGAGGTTGACGCTCCGGCCTAGGGCCAACGCCAGCGTGAACGCGGGTCGGTAGAACAGCACCATTCCTAGGCCTTCGAACGTTTCCAGGTTGATGCGCTGCACGCACCGATGCGCCTTCGGAAGCCAGCAGAAGACGTACGCGCCGTCGTACAGCTCGTCCTCGTCGCTGTACTCTCGCTGACAAGTCCGCGTCGAGAGGATCGCCAGCGCTCCCGGTTTGGTCTCTTCCAGTTCGAGGCTCACAGGGTGCAAGACTCGGCTCCACCTGTCCAGCTCGTGACGCAGCCAGCAGGACGCCGTGTTGTTCTTGTCGTCGTATTCGCAAGCTCGCTCGAAGTCAAGGCCTCGCTTAGTTAGCCGGGCCACGATTTGTTCGGGGTAAGACGGCGCGTTGTCGTTCGCGGCTGTGTCGGCTGTGTCACCCGACGCGAGTCCCTCGACCGCCTCACCTTTTTCAGCCGTCATGTTGTTGCGAAGCGCCGCTGTCCTGATCGTGGATTCACCCAACACACTTTGACACAACGACAGGCGCCCAAACTGTAGAAGCACAGAACAACTACCAGTTGGTAGAAGCTTGCGGCTGTTGGTCCGATCAGATCAGGTCCGTTCACAAGCGATCGGATAGGATTGGACACGCCCGCACTGGCGGCGTGACTGCTCTTGCGTTGATATTTCGTACGGTTCTGTCAGCTCTCCAGCTAACGGTTCTGTTGGCGAAAGTGCTAGCTCTCCAGCTAGCACTTTCGTGTGGTTGTGCAGTTGCGCCAGAGAACACCTACACTTGCGCTGCGATTGCACCacggcttgaaaaaaaaaaaaaaagcagcaaggcAAAACGCCGAGTTTCGGTTTCGATTCTCCGCCACTGCTGGGTtcaactacagtgtactagagtACACTCTAGTTCAACCATGGAAGGCTTTCGCTCTCCGCCCCACTCTACAATGTGATCACGACCATCACGAGATCGTGAACATGATATCCTCCCCTACGAACGTACGATAACATGAAATATAACAAGACAATTAGGTTATACACATCGTAAAAAAAGAAGGAGGAGGACTGCTTTGTGTTCTTATTTTGTTCATACTTTCTTCCTCCATGATCGTTTCCCTCTTATGACCTCCGAGATGAAAGGCCTCAGATCTCAAAGGCCACGCCTTGTGAGAGCAGGGCCCATAAAGTTGCATAGTTTCATACAATGTCATTACAATGATGTTGCTGAGCGCGCGGGCCTCCAGACACCCTACAAAACGCTAGtttctctccacacacacacacacacacacgcacacgcacacacacacacacacacacacacacacacacacacacacacacacacacacacacacacacacacacacacatcacttTAGATCTTGTGCCCCTCAAATCGATCAATGCTGCTAGCTACTGGACTGTTGCAACAGGCGACTATCAGCGTGGCATGCGCAAGCTCAGCCCAGCATCTCATTAGCAAAGACATATATAACTGTATTAACACACATAAGAATAAATGATGTGCGACTCAATTATTCTTATGCAGTCTTCGATGCAGCTGTGTGAAGCTGCAGTAACAGTCGTATTGGTCCCAAAGCACTTAGATGGCCATTACAGAAAGTCCAACATTATATATCACTTTTGATCTTGTGCCCCTCAAGTCGATCATGCTACTAGCTACTAGACTGCTGCAACACGTAACTATCAGCGTGGCATGCACAAGCTCAGCCCAGCGTCTCATTAGCAATGACATAATTAACTGTAATAACACACATAAAAATAAACGAGGTGTGACTCATTTATTCTTATGCAGTTTTCGATGCAGCTGTATGAAGCTGCAGTAACAGTCGTATTGGTCCCAAAACACTTGGATGGCCATTACAGAAAGTCCGATCTTAGAGCCCATGTTCGTCAACAGCTACTTTGGGATGCATTAATTTTGAGTGCATCACTGGTAACTGTCAACGAAATAAACGGGAACCTTAATTGCTCTGTACTGGCTGTGCTGCTCTAATTTCTCAACAAACTGATTTGTATATTTTAGTTGTGCCGCCATATGACATTTAGTTTGAAACTCCAAAAAGGGAGAAAAATAATCTAAAATTGGTTTCTACAGAACTGAATGGACCTGAATTTTCCTGAATGGACCAGGAAAATATGTTATGTTTTGGGGAGTTCCGTATCCCTGTTCATCTCTACGCAGATAGAATTCAAGTACTGAATTAATAATAGTAGGGGCAACTGTCCCACTTTAACAGGCTAGGTCTGTTTACCGAGTCGACTGCACTAATGctgcttcttaaaaaaaaaaaaaaaacgtagtgcaACTGCAAAAAACTATCCAGTCGTGTATTCCGCGAAAGAATAATCCAGCAGTAGTACTCGCCAAAGACTTAGTTCTGCAAAAGTTTCTTTTTCAGCACTCAAGGCCAGCTTGTGAGAGAACAACTGATGGTAAACACATCTAAATTCTGGAGTATTACTAGCCAAGTCCACAGTATGGCAAGGAGACATGTCGAAATGAGACTGGAGTGACCTTGACTGGCTGGGGATTTTTAACACGTGCCTTAACATCAGTACACAGGTGTTTTTTGCATTTGGCCCCCTTTGAAGTGCAGCCGTTGTTGCTGGGAAGGAAAGCTGGATCTTTGAGCATAGCAGTGTGGCgctagagtgcctagaatattctagACACTCTAGTGTCTgagaatattctaggcactctagtGGCGCCTTGCTTATTGAACAGACACAGCAGTGCACAGTTGCCGACCGATAAATTGAACATGCTCGGTAATTCGGACAGCTGCGTGCGTGACACAGTCAATGGCCCCTTTGAACTAATGCTTAAAAACGACCGATATTTCTGACAGCTGCCAGATCTGCATTTGAGAAACTATGTCCGAGGAGTGCACACCGAATTTGCAGCCATTATCTCCTGCCATACCCATACCATACAAAGTATGGCCTCACAGATTAAAAACGAAAAAGCCAACTGGTGATCTGCGAGGCCTTACTTAGATTGCCTCACATCCGTCAAGGCATTCAGCGATTGCAGACTGCCTCGTTGCATTTTCTGAAAAATTAAACTAAGGGAAACTTTTTTTAAACAATTGATACTCTAGACTGCTCGTTGAAAGCCACACAAGAAGCTTGGAAAACACATGCACACTTTCCTAAATGCGGATATCAAGGCGACGAGGCTTTTAATAGTACAACAACATCGTTACTATAAACAAAGATTCAACTGGTGAACAAGACGGAAGGTTCAACATAAAACCTCTTTTTTGACAGTACATAAAAAATACATCGGCTTGATGTAATCAATCACAACATATGCTTTGTAAAAACCTGTAGTAATCAATCGCAACATATGTTATATATAATATTTGCTAATCCGCTGGATAATTCATACCATTCAACACAGCAAAATGAACTGCTAGGCAGACTAAGGTTGGACAATTTATTTTTGTACACTAGGCATATGCAACCATggatccacattttttttttcaagggaggTGGTCGAAGAGGCAGACTTTAATATGGTCACTGATAATTGTGACTGTACTGGTGCTTATGATCAATTATGGCAGTAAACTTACTTATATCTAGGTGAGCAGTCTAACGACATTTTTTTGTACTTGAACCATGGCAATTCAAGCGTGCCATCTTACACCTATCTTGGCCCTCGATGTAATATATTTCCTGAGGAATATGGGCACACCAGTAGTCCATCTTTTCGTTAGTTTGACTTCATACAAAGAGGAACAAAGCTATTTTAAAATACAGAGGCCAACTGATCATGCTGTAGGACTGAAGATCTAATGCCGAACATGGCTTGCTACAATAATTGCACAGCCTTTCTTGCCACTTCAGAGCAAGAGAATAGGGAAACGATTCTCGACTTAGGCCGAGTGcatgcatggggggggggggggggtggcggcgACGTCATGGCACTTTTGACCACATTGCTGCACTGAACCTGCATGCACGTTCTCAGCATAAAAAGAAGGTGTATAAAatatgcagcgaaaaaaaaacacaattgacTAGCCTAAGCTTGCGTATGATCGTGTTGAGATGTTTCGGAACAATGCAAGAAATGCGTACCAGCATAAGTATTTGGACAGTGTCGATCAGTTGACAAACTGCAGTGGCACCTTGAAAACTCGTAATAAGTCCAAGAGACAAGAAACTCGCTgtatattattttttttccatATTAACTTTTAATAtatctttttctctctccctgCCTTTCAGTCCCCAATCCCCTTTGCCACGCAGAGTAGCAGGATAGCGATACACAAgccggctaaattctctgccTTTCAATGAcgagttctctctctctttccaggTACGTCAGGCAGGCAGCTGTGTTACACCTAATTCAAGGGCTAACGTGATTACGATTCATGCACAGACTCCAAGATGTGCGTCAAGAAGTGAGCTTCTGGCGGTAAGCATTAGTTGCGGTGAAACACATTCAGTGTTTCTCGTTTGTGTCGAGCTTCTGAAAGCTTTGTGACAAACATGATGTTGCGGAAGGAGTGGGAATGGGGGAGGGGAAGCACTGTTTGCTGAGCTCCAGCCAATCGGAGAAGGCCAAAGTGGATGCGTTGAGAATCGCACCCCAGAAACAGCAATGCAAGAGTATCTGGGAAGATTGACACGTGCCGTACACTAGTGCTGTGCACAGaaaatattaggttaggttgcatTCAATTGGATCCACATCTGCACATGATGACAGCCTATCAATACAGCAATAACATATAAGGACACCGCAAAAAGATTCATTTCCAAGTGTGAGGACCAAATGTGAGGTGGGGAGGCAGATAAAATAATGTATACAATATAAGTTGAGCAATACATCTGTTCATGTGATTACAATTGATGACatcttcagcctgactacgccctctGCAGGGCCTTTCAGTGGGCttagtcaggccgatgatgatgatgacatcaaAGGACGCTTACTTCTGCTTGTGCTGCAAATCTCTTTGCCTCAGCagaagttaagaaaaaaaaaagcagttcaaTATCATGCAGGAACAGGTACATAGGTTTTGCCCAAGTAAGCTAATTTCACATAATGAAAAACAGGCCGAGAGTGCGTGCATTCCCAAGATCTCCTGTCATACATTCCCCCCTTGAATGAAACTTGAAAGCACCACCTGAGAACTGGGTTCTCCAGCTAAAGCAAACTTGTAGGATAACTTCACATTGTTTGAGTTTATTCAGTTATTCCAACAACATGTTGGATAACAAAGACTATATGTGGCTATAGTAAAATGCTGCCGTGAGAAAATTTCCCAGGTTGTTGGTACGCGGCTCCACACTGCAGCTTTGTTTCCTGTTGCAGGTTGTCCCACTGTTTGAGGTATGCACACACATATGTACATATGTGCACTGTGCTGTAATTAACATTGTAGTACACCGATTACAGCAAAACAATGCAACACGAACTAATAGAATGTGTACCCCAAGAAGTCCTAAAGACCATCTGAATGTTACAGCTTTTCAACCAAGCGCGATGCCAATGGATTCTCCATTATTCTTTTCTTAAGCATGCCACACTAGAGTGGAGCACAATACATAACTTAGCCATAATAGGCTAAACACTTAAACCAATTCTTAACATCTATGTACATGAGTATGCACACACATGAATACATACGTGCAGACGAGAGATGCAAGTGAACTATGAAGCAGCAGTTTTCTGGAACATGAACACAAGAGGAAAATATCTCTGTTTTACTTTGTGCACTGGTTTCTTTTTTGACAGACTCGCATCTAACGTCAGTTTGTACTTGAATATGCAGCAGTAAGTAGACAATGGGTGCCTTCCTTGAATCGTTTGATATATGCTCTTCCCTTTGTGAGCTTACGTCGTTGATGGCGCAGTATAACACATCAATGCAATGGCAGTtcccagaataaaaaaaaatgctagaaACATTCACCTGCAAGTAGAGATTGTAACATTGTGGCTAACGTAAACAAAGACAGGAACAACAGTTTTGATTGGATAAGTGAGCGTTCATCATTAATACGTAttcatttaaagggacactaaagtgaaacaatgaaTTGGTTTTGATGGATGTATTATGCTCCGAAAACTCTAATGATGTTAATTTTGTCATCATATGTTTCTCAATAGAagagaaaatcaaggtcaaagTTTGAATTTTGATTTTCATGCTGGAAGTCTCTGCGCGTACAGATTTCATAGTGTATATTTTGTATTTTGCAACATCATCACTATGAAATTTTTTGAAACTTCACACATTGAAGGGCCAGCAAACAGGCTccaactttttcttttttacatttccAAACAAGCTCGCCAATTCGTACAGTAGACCGCGGCGATCACATTTgccaaatattacagcgctgcgcgCCACACTGCCCCTCCGTTTTGAAAAGCAATCCCGCACTTGT encodes:
- the LOC119163584 gene encoding uncharacterized protein LOC119163584 codes for the protein MTAEKGEAVEGLASGDTADTAANDNAPSYPEQIVARLTKRGLDFERACEYDDKNNTASCWLRHELDRWSRVLHPVSLELEETKPGALAILSTRTCQREYSDEDELYDGAYVFCWLPKAHRCVQRINLETFEGLGMVLFYRPAFTLALALGRSVNLQQLELVGGHETPFSEEELCEGLDALERLRSFKFASLPIRASMSRCLANLLTRNAGHLTAVTLSDNRMSQNTANRLLRALQRCRALRELSIVENSLTKGNADSVARLLRFSYALTHLTLDRCLRNIPSIYPFAEALKTSIIPLELHINQCVTRFECLFEALANNRVALKHLNLNGCNIYGSNAEALGAALKHNVYLNKLELNGAHVDNHAVVALARGLETNRVLETLDLRNNAVSAGAVSTFCRMLCKNETLKSVMFSEVQGSEQERLTLSFQMAQDKGYSRIQMPWAEPDLPPLSAALALASESPTELHLMDANDLSEDSICALLENLATNGHVKTVKIETTVDRRRIATALCSALASNRTVQDLEVGISIDASDQGLFGKVAKALATNRTVTRVCFKSSHISLRSLKSIAYMLSKNTAVTRLELGLSQYTPTKRLAIISRGLLKNHSVVHFTLTCLPHPNHVSFRVFSTLRRNISLLNLAVSLLTCRRLNRQAAETFELLSDNASFVPYVMKVTEKTEERARWAVKSAKVYIQEHYFELTGVVKGKLECHPGTGTQIDRLHSDCLCAITQYLKLSDVVLVADDSPVRLRNKHI